A window of the Bufo gargarizans isolate SCDJY-AF-19 chromosome 1, ASM1485885v1, whole genome shotgun sequence genome harbors these coding sequences:
- the PCK2 gene encoding phosphoenolpyruvate carboxykinase [GTP], mitochondrial has translation MPSFSVRVVGPCSRTIKAWVQSQQVSSRQAHALRVLSGQIERLPPAVREFVIRGAELCDPSNIHICDGTTAENDTILTVLQQEGMIKKLHKYPNCWLARTDPKDVARVESKTVIVTENKRDTIPIPADGAKGQLGNWMSPGDFERAKNDRFPGCMKGRTMYVLPFSMGPVGSPLSKYGVQLTDSPYVVASMRIMTRMGTPVLDALGDGDFVKCLHSVGQPLPLKAPLVNSWPCNPEKTLIAHVPDNREIVSFGSGYGGNSLLGKKCFALRIASRIAKDEGWLAEHMLILGITNPAGRKRYIAAAFPSACGKTNLAMMRPSLPGWKVQCVGDDIAWMKFDSEGRLRAINPENGFFGVAPGTSVKTNPNALHTVEKNTIFTNVGETSDGGVYWEGLDQDLPSGVTVTSWLGKPWQKGDKEPSAHPNSRFCAPAAQCPIMDEAWESPEGVPIDAIIFGGRRPEGVPLVYESFNWNHGVFVGAAMRSEATAAAEHKGKIIMHDPFAMRPFFGYNFGHYLSHWLSLQNRPGLRLPKIFHVNWFRKDDKGQFLWPGFGENSRVLDWIFRRTEGEESARQTPIGYLPAEGALNLEGLGGVDTNQLFSLPKGFWEKEVQEVGKYLTEQVTDDLPPQIMQELNGLESRVKQM, from the exons ATGCCGTCCTTCTCCGTGCGTGTTGTGGG GCCATGTTCCCGGACTATTAAAGCATGGGTGCAATCACAGCAGGTAAGCAGCCGGCAGGCGCATGCCCTGCGGGTCCTGAGTGGGCAAATAGAGCGGCTTCCTCCTGCCGTCCGAGAATTTGTGATAAGAGGAGCCGAACTGTGTGACCCCTCAAATATCCATATATGTGATGGCACCACCGCGGAAAATGACACCATCCTGACTGTATTACAACAAGAGGGGATGATAAAGAAACTGCACAAGTATCCAAACTG CTGGTTGGCTAGAACTGACCCAAAGGATGTGGCTCGAGTTGAGAGTAAGACGGTTATAGTAACTGAAAACAAGAGGGACACTATTCCTATTCCTGCAGATGGAGCAAAGGGTCAACTGGGTAACTGGATGTCCCCAGGAGATTTTGAAAGAGCCAAGAATGATCGCTTTCCTGGTTGTATGAAAG GTCGTACGATGTATGTATTGCCATTCAGTATGGGTCCGGTTGGCTCTCCTCTCTCTAAATATGGGGTTCAGCTAACAGACTCCCCATATGTAGTTGCCAGTATGCGTATCATGACTCGTATGGGTACACCAGTCTTGGATGCTCTGGGAGATGGTGACTTTGTGAAATGTCTACACTCCGTAGGGCAACCACTTCCACTAAAGG CCCCCCTGGTGAATTCATGGCCCTGCAACCCTGAAAAGACACTCATTGCCCATGTTCCTGATAACCGTGAGATTGTCTCTTTTGGCAGTGGATACGGAGGAAACTCTCTCTTGGGAAAAAAATGCTTCGCTCTGCGCATAGCCTCCCGAATTGCCAAGGATGAGGGCTGGTTGGCTGAGCATATGCTG ATTTTGGGTATCACAAACCCTGCTGGACGTAAGAGGTACATCGCTGCTGCCTTCCCAAGTGCCTGTGGAAAAACAAATCTTGCAATGATGCGGCCATCGCTGCCTGGCTGGAAAGTACAGTGTGTGGGAGATGACATTGCCTGGATGAAATTTGATAGTGAAG gACGTCTTCGGGCTATTAACCCAGAAAATGGCTTCTTTGGTGTGGCTCCTGGCACCTCTGTAAAAACAAATCCCAATGCCCTGCATACGGTGGAGAAGAACACTATTTTCACCAATGTGGGAGAGACAAGTGATGGAGGCGTGTACTGGGAAGGATTGGATCAAGATCTTCCATCTGGGGTGACTGTCACATCCTGGCTAGGAAAACCCTGGCAGAAAG GAGATAAAGAGCCCTCCGCACACCCAAATTCACGTTTCTGTGCTCCTGCTGCCCAGTGTCCTATTATGGATGAGGCTTGGGAGTCACCAGAGGGTGTTCCAATAGATGCTATTATCTTTGGTGGTAGAAGACCTGAGG GTGTGCCTTTGGTCTATGAAAGCTTCAACTGGAACCATGGGGTGTTTGTTGGAGCTGCTATGAGATCTGAAGCTACcgcagcagcagaacacaaag GCAAAATTATCATGCATGATCCTTTTGCAATGAGGCCTTTCTTCGGTTATAACTTTGGCCATTACCTTTCTCACTGGCTGAGCCTGCAAAACAGGCCTGGACTACGTCTTCCCAAAATATTCCATGTCAACTGGTTCCGAAAAGATGACAAAGGGCAGTTCTTATGGCCAGGCTTTGGGGAGAATTCCAGGGTACTAGACTGGATCTTCCGTAGGACTGAAGGAGAGGAGAGTGCTCGACAGACACCTATCGGCTATCTTCCTGCTGAGGGGGCATTGAATCTAGAAGGCTTAGGTGGAGTTGACACAAACCAACTATTTTCTCTCCCCAAAGGATTTTGGGAAAAAGAAGTGCAAGAGGTAGGGAAATACCTGACAGAGCAAGTGACTGATGACTTGCCTCCACAAATTATGCAGGAGCTTAATGGCCTGGAGAGCAGGGTGAAACAAATGTAA